The genomic interval TACCATATTCCCGTCATATCAGCTACTGGACCACTATCGCCGACTACATTATTATTTATCAACGTCAGCGTATCGTCAGTGGGTATTAAGGAGTCAAAGTTCTGTATACTATCAGTCCAATTCTGAATACCGTTAGGGGCGACTTGCGTCTCTCCAACTTCCTTGAAGCATCCTGTGATCGGGTCACTTCGCTCTCGTTCTCTCTCTTGGGCTACCGCAGATGACTCTGATAGCAAAGTCATTTCTATAAATCCGGCTAAGGTAAAGGCCATTATTGCGAACAATGTTACAGATGTGATTTTTTTGGAAATATTTATATTCAAACTGTTAATCTTCACATTCTATCACCTATTTGACCATTTCCACAATGCCCATCATTCCAAAGTCCCCGTGAAACATTAGATGGCAGTGATACACTGTTTTCCCTTCAAAATCATTAAAAGGTATTCTAATAACCACTTCACCGCCTGTTGGAATAATAACTGTGTCTTGTAATCCCTTAGCTTCATAAGGCTTCCCATTTACCGAAATTACTTGAAAATCATTCACATGGATATGGAATGGATGAATATTGGTGGTATTTACTCCGTCAAGGTTTACTAACCTCCACTCCTCTACAGTTCCAACCTTAACTGTTTGATCCACCCTGTTATGATCGAACGTCGCGTTATCTATCTTGTATGTCCAATCTATATCATTTGATGAAAAATTAAGGACTCGACTGTTAGTAATGTTTTCAAGATTCAAGTCTTTTTCAGGCATTAAACTCGTTGGAATAATGGTTGAATTCCCTGTAGCGTTTTGATTGCCTTGTATATTTACACTTGCAATAATATTATGGTCCCATGTACCGTACGGTTCACCAAATGTATTATTAAGTGGGATAGATCCGTTGCCTGTCGCAGTCACGAGTACATCAAACCGCTTTCCAGAAGGAAGAAAAAGTGAATCATTTTTCCATATCTCCCAAACTGGACTTCCATCTTCTGCTAAGACATAGAATGTGTTACCAGGTAGTTCAACTGCTAGCTCATTCTCAGGCCCTATGTTTGCAAACCGCCATAACTGAGTCTCTCCGGATGTAATATTGACAACTGGGTTAATCGCCCCATTAACTGTATTTCTTTCAGTGCCTGTATCTGTATTGCTCATACTATGTTTGGAATGTTGTGTAGTAATGAATGCCTGGTCAAATGGAATATCTCTCAAGGCAAAGGTCTGTGACGTGATATTCTGTAAGGGCTCTGGCAATAACTTTTCTAACCCCTCAACAATAAACATGCCAGACAAACCTGCCGAGACTTGTCCATAAGAAAGTTGATGAAAGTGTGAATGATACCAATTCGATCCCGGAAGGTGGTCCTCTGGAATATTGAGAACATACTTCTGTGTCTTACCAGGTTCAACATTTAGGAATATGTTATCCGATGCACTTCCATCAGAATTATTCGTAGGAGACACGTGGAGTCCATGAAAATGAAGATTGGTGGACTCGTTAAGATTATTTATCAAATCAATTTCGACTCTATCTCCTGGATAAACATGCAAAGCAGGTCCCGGGATCGAACCGTTATACGCCATGGAAACAATTGACTTGTTGTCGAGCTTGCCCATTAGATAGTCTACTACAATGGCAGTTTTCAAAACGCCGTCTTTACTGTATACATCTTGAGGCTTTGAATAGTTCAGACTATCTAGAGACGAGGGTTGATCCCTAAGCAAGGGTTGTGCATATGCTTCGAACTGCGAATTCAAAAGTGCACTCCATAAAGAGTTGACGGTTGAGCTTTGAGGCGAAATTGTAATCATCGTGATCAAAAAAAGCGAGAAGATTGAAAAAGTGAAAATCATTCCCCTGTTATTTATGGATTCTATTTTGCTTACCAAGACATCTAATTTATCTAACTATCTAATAAAGATACTTTCATCGAGACAAAATTAAGTATAACTAGAATTAAATAGAATACATTTACTTATAGAACAACATACGAAGTTACTGTTTTAATCCTACATGAGTAATAGTGGGTGAAAGAAATTCCATCGCAACGATCACATTTATTGATTCAAATCCCTCTCCCGGAGCTGCCTCTTTTTCTTTTTATCTCATTCATGTTGTCAAATTTATATTGATTTAGACCCATACTCGAACCATTATTGCTCTTTGAACCCTCATGGCCCTCACTGGTCACAAACTTTGTTTCCTTTTGCAGCGTCTTTCGCATCTTACTAATTATGGTAAGATTTAATGAATTTTCCCTTTCCTAGCTAAATTCACTAAGATTGGTAACAGCATCAACCTAATTGTACATCCCTAGTAGGGTAAGGTCGATAAGTTTAGGGAATACGGATGAGAGAAGCAACAAATATTTACCTAAAAAATTAGAGCCTTTTTTCTAAAATTGATTTGAGCTTATTTTCTGAAGGCTTTGAAACAGCTTTTTGACCTTGTAAGAATTGAATTTCGCCTTTTGACAAGAGCCATGGGTCGTATAGCACATACTAGTTGAAAAGGATGATTACGCTATTTTCAATAGTTAAGTAAATTTGACACACGTCGATTGAATATAACACAATCGATCAAAAACCGAATAAACAGATGTGGGGTAAATCAATCAACTCCGTCATCAAATCCTTCAAAACCGGCCCTATCCTCTTCTCAATTATCTTTGGGATATCAAAATTAGCGGCTCAACTCATTTGCTTTTCCATCATATCCTTCTACAATATAAGAATATTATAAGGAATTTTGTACATATCTATATAATTGAAACCACAAGACAATTCGGCTGACATACAGGGTTTGACTTTAACATTTGTCAAAGTATTATTAGAAAGTACGAGTAAAGAATTGAAAGTACCAGTAAAGTTCATTGACATTTATAACGAGGCGTGTAGGTTAAGGGTTGGTGCCCGAAACAAGGAAGAATCAAACCTTGAGCTAAGACAGCATGTGAGAGACGACTTGATTAACAATGGCTTTATCCTCGTGGACCCTAATGATACGGATTCAATCTATTTGACACAAAAGACTATAGACGAATATTCTGATTATTAGCGAATTGGTTACGCTGCGTATATATGCGTAAGGTTTAAATCCAAATGAATTCCTAGCCATCCATATGGGACGCAGTGAACCATCAGATAGACAGATAGTAGAAATGGAAAATGCAGTTCTAACAGAAGTTGAAAAAGAATTAAGAAATCCCAACGACAAGAAATTACGTATTAACTCTTTTGACTATCCAAAATTGCATACGTCAGAATTAGGATTACCGAAAAATCTTATGCAGTTTATACCTTTCATGTTAGAGAAATCGTTTCAATCTTACAGTTCAATTTGGGATTTTCTCAACAATCCAGAAGCAGATTTGGAAGGGTGGCAGGAGGAATTAGTATCTTTGAAAATATACTCTTGTCCGGTTAAATAATTGTTTACCAATTAACAGAAATGCTCTTGGTTAATATCAAAT from Candidatus Nitrosocosmicus hydrocola carries:
- a CDS encoding multicopper oxidase family protein is translated as MNSQFEAYAQPLLRDQPSSLDSLNYSKPQDVYSKDGVLKTAIVVDYLMGKLDNKSIVSMAYNGSIPGPALHVYPGDRVEIDLINNLNESTNLHFHGLHVSPTNNSDGSASDNIFLNVEPGKTQKYVLNIPEDHLPGSNWYHSHFHQLSYGQVSAGLSGMFIVEGLEKLLPEPLQNITSQTFALRDIPFDQAFITTQHSKHSMSNTDTGTERNTVNGAINPVVNITSGETQLWRFANIGPENELAVELPGNTFYVLAEDGSPVWEIWKNDSLFLPSGKRFDVLVTATGNGSIPLNNTFGEPYGTWDHNIIASVNIQGNQNATGNSTIIPTSLMPEKDLNLENITNSRVLNFSSNDIDWTYKIDNATFDHNRVDQTVKVGTVEEWRLVNLDGVNTTNIHPFHIHVNDFQVISVNGKPYEAKGLQDTVIIPTGGEVVIRIPFNDFEGKTVYHCHLMFHGDFGMMGIVEMVK